atgtatccactaatgtagcaaattgtaaccgttcagattctgcacctggattactgagctgccagactcaaacctCAACCGCAGAACTATAGAAACATAATAAACCCTTTAATATATTCATCctgtaacattttatattgtgattAGATATCTGATGGATTTCCAGTATTAGACGGTCTATTGTTAAGGGGCAGTTAGATATTCAGGCGTTTGGCTCACCACTGGAGAGGGATAATCTTTTGTCTCTGCATATTCATAGCAAGGCCAGTGCTAATTCTTCAGGGCTACTGTCAGTGCAGATGCTTAAGTGGAAGGGAAGGTGCATTTAGCAATAAACACTGTGTTTCCCCCACAGGCGCAGTAAACTTCGGGCCTGCCAAGAAACAGCAGCTATGCCAAGGAAGAAAAGACTAATTGCACATTAAGGTACGGGACaattaaattacagaaagcctcaCCACTGACTTATAGGAAAAATGGGTTATGAGTAAAAATAAACTATTCTTCTCCCAGTGGGATACGCATTCAAAGTTCCCCACATTTATAATAGTTGTCACGGTGGCATTATGGTGCTCAGTGCTGAGTAATTTGCAATTGTACCCGTATTAAACCGCAGTGACCTTTGTAATAACTGTAATGCAGCAGCAACCAGACGCCTTATTGTCTAGTCCGGGCACATTCATTTGCCATACGGTCTCCCACCCACATAACCCCTTATGTTTGTtccccagtgttcataaatgagcaccCATAGTACTAGTTTGTCCTGCTTACTGCAGCTCTAGCAACTCATCCTATAGGATATTGCCCCTGAGCTTAAttggtgctttttattacataaagagGTTAGAGATTTAATTCACTTAACATTCTGACATCACTGAACAAATTAATGTTTCCTTGGTTACCCTATAACTGCTGAGGGGCCCATGAAGTAAAAGGGGGCTTTTGGGTAACTGACTGAAAAAGACTTATGCAAAATGtcttcccaaagtttagggggaTTTTGCTGCAGGCCCTGCAAGTTCtagtttttcaattggtcttccccACACAGATATTTTCCCATTGACATTAACTGGTTGACTGCATGAATTATATGATCACCAGTGTAACTAATGTATGCcaggccaccccccccccaaaaaaaaaaaaactggagggGCCCAGTGAAACCTACCTGGTTCTACCAGCCCACTCCCTAACCTGCTCCAGCATCTTCACTCACTGTGACCTTCCTCCCCGCTCATGGGTAGGAAAGAGGCTGGTATAAAGCAAAACTGCCCCCCTATTTCCACCTACAActcggggtctgcttcctctatagttacagtaTGCTGCTAATGATCATCAAAAAAGAGAAGAGTATATTTGGGCAATAAACCCTAACCGTTAGAGGGGTTGGGGATACTGGGATTTCTAGCTTATAAACAGCAGGAATAAGATACATAGTGAAAATGTCTGCTATGCAGCTGTGTACTTAGACTTCACTGGGCCCCccacaaaaaatctttggaggagCCTGGTATGCACTTCAACCATTACTCCCTTACACTCcaccacccaccctccctccttctCGAGCCCCCAGCTTCTCACTGCTCCTGGTGCGGCTGCGGAGGGGAGATTTTGGCCAGAGAGGATCCGTGCCCTGCAAttcctgcagggtctgcttcctctatagttatgccactgctggtGTGAATATTAACAGTACAGTAAGGTATAATTCTACAACTTATAATGTTAAACTGACCATACAATGAGGATCTGTGCCAACAATTGTATCATATGGAGGGCCCTGCAGACTTATCAGATGAGGAGCACATCAATGTACCAATGTGGTCCTTTTTggacaggaaaatcaaaccagTCCATTGGATATCtgaccccatacatgggccaatgagCTGCTGACTTAGTCTGGAAGGCAGCTGTAATTGGCCCATTCATGGACACCTTTAGTCCCTTCATCATGCAACCCATTCCTTCACCTCTTTAACGTTCTTAGAGGGTTGCAAAGTTGCCCCTTTAAAACTGGGGAATACATTCACATCCATTAAGGTCAATCAGCCCTTTAGATGCCAATGGCATGACAGAGCAGTCTACAGCAGCCTATGTCTAAATGAAATGTTAATTAGGTATCTGGTCTGTGAGCAGCTTCAAAAGgtagaatgtatttatttgtgtgtacTGGCAACCGTAACCACAGGTAATGTAAATACAATCCTTGCAAATGAAAGCTTGGGAAATGTCAGATGCTTTCCCTGCCCTGCACATTTCCAAATCACGTCATGTAGGTTCCAGAGGAGACATCATCTCGTTCTGTCGTCGGTGAGATAATGCTCCAGACTGCCGTTTGCCAAGCTCAAGTAATGACCAAGGGAAGGCTCTGCCAAGTCTGAGATAATGATCTTGTCCTACTTTGGCCAAGCTATTTACTGCTCTTTATCATTTGGAATAAAGTGGAATAAGACCTGAAAATGGCAGGGCCGGATCATTATGCTGCTGATGGCTTGGAATGAGGAGACATCCCTGAAACATGGCATTACTGCAGAGGCTTCGGTATAGGACATACTGCAATATTATTTGCCTGAGCTTAGAGGGATGAATAATTTAATGTAACACAGACCTAAACAATTTACATCCTTgtttcttaaagggcaactaaagtcttacatagaataaggctagaaatgctgtattttgtatactaaacataaacttactgcaccacaagcctaatcaaacaaatgatttatgctttcaaagttggccacagggggtcaccatcttgtaactttgttaaacatctttgcaagaccaagactgtgcacatgctcagtgtggtctgggctgattGGGGATCGTCatgaattatcaaaacagcacaagtcaaataatatttgccagaagccgatacagcaagactgattaatattcagaatatacagactgcactgggccatgtgttgtcatgtaatctaatgtggattttatagtttttgtattgtttaatacaaactttctccaactctgcaaaaccagtggctgcagcaatatcattttccaaatagaatcccagtttatctgtttaaatctgttctttgtccctgcagctgaagttggaaacagtaaaggggaagtaaaggctaCAGATTCCCCGACTGCTCTTCAGGGaagcaaacaaagctgcttgacttctgcatggctgggaagtaagtaaGAAGTAAGCTCcccttgctgttcataagtatgattgtttccctgcagagcagttagggaccatctgacaattcctatccacagcagtaaattaagggagaatttcactgcgtacagtcagggttcttataaaaacggtacacattttttttaattaaagtatattggagataggtttctttttcattaaagaaagtaaaaatgggatttttttttttttttacatgccctttaagctggggTCCCCAGATGTCACTGGACTACAACTGCTAGCATTCATCAATATGCTGTATAatcaagggttaaagcatgaGGCCCCCAAGGTTATGAAATAGGGCTTTAAATGGTTTCATATGCATAAAATACTATAAGCTTCCATACACAGCCAATGATGATCAATACATGGGAAATTTGCGCGAGAAAATGTTTGTATTCGTATCTGAAAGCAATGCATAATGTCTACTTAAAAATGTAACTCTGGAATACAATTGgtataatttgtttaaaaaaaaccaacaggaTCGCTTCTCTGGCCTTTCTCTCACAAAGCGGCGTTTCTGTTATGGCTGCAATGTTATTTAGCTGTGCATTTTATACAAACATTTGGATCCAGGATGCCATTTAACTTAAATATACCACTATCACACCTTTTCATTCAATTGTGGAACATGCACATGGCACTACTATACTACTTCTATCATGCTTTATTATGGCCTGACCCACACTCCTTCATCCACACCCTCCTgggtataaataaaattaaaggggtggatcccctttaagttgacttttaatatgtgatagaatggacaatttaagtaacttttcaattagtattccaactctttcctgctttcccccatctaaaaaaacacgctgtgtaaggctgcaaatttatttttattgttacattttattactcatatttgtatttaggctctcacctattcatattccagtctttaattgaaatcaatgtatggttgctagggtaatttggaccctagcaaccagattgctgaaattgcaaactggagagctgctgaataaaaagctaaattaatcaAAAACGATAAtgataagaaaatgaaaaccaattacgaattgtctcagaatataactctacatcatactcaaagctaacttaaagatgaacaaccccttaaaccacctgctggtcatttctgtAGACTGATCAGTCTGTAGAaaatgaagttaaagggatactgtcaaaacacatcagttaatggtgttgctccagcagaattctgcactgaaatccatttctcaaaagatcaaacagatttttttatatttaattttgaaatctgacatggggctagacattttgtcagtttcccagctgccccagtcatgtgacttgtgcctgcactttaggatggaactactttttggcaggctgttatttctcctactgatgtaactgaatcagtctcagtgggacttggcttttactattaagtgctgttcttggatcttCCAAGgagttgttatattgtgttaagctccccatagacgcaaagatttttcttgctgaacgaccgattttaacgaagtccaaccaatccttcgcaattatcgtgcagttagtgggactcgaatgatcgtacatcttacgatttttcagccgtcatctgtcagaaaatggattggccaggttaaaaaatctttcccagtacaatctatctatatcaatctatcaatatatctatagctacccttcagttttgctggcaatatcgcctgaaatggtctttttagttgatggacacatcgtacatttaaacgatcatttcgagataatcgtggtctcacatacatacatggttacatagttacagagttaaattgggttgaaaaaagacaaagtgcatcaagttcaaaccctccaaatgaaaacccagcatccatacacacacccctctctacttttaattaaattctatatacccatacctatactaactatagagcttagtatcacaatagcctttgatattatgtctgtccaaaaaatcatccaagccactcttaaaggcattaactgaatcagcatcacaacatcagccggcagtgcattccacaacctcactgtcctcactgtgaagaaccacctatgttgcttcaaatgaaagttctttacttctagtctaaaggggtggtctctggtgtgatcctctttatgggtaaaagaaaGTTATTATTGGATTAGTGATGctggagtttttttgtttttttaaatgcccttAAAATTGACTGCCAGCTGGTGAAACTCCCCATGAGGCCAAGAGATAGAGCAAGAGTTATAGATGCCGCTTTTGTTAAAAGAAGACATAACTCGACTGACTGATCGCAAGGAGCTCTGGGCAGTTCTGGGAAAGTGTGGAGCTgatttgcagcagcagcagcaggtgagGGTTGACTATGGTCTTAAAGGAGATTTCAAGCAACAAGTGTTTTGAGGGATTCCAAAAGGTGTTTGAACATGACAGCACTGAACTGAAATGCAAGATGAAGTTTGGAATTTATTTGCCTCAGAAAGCTGAAAGCacaaaatgtgcatttatttactGGCTTTTAGGATTAACATGTACAGAGCAAAACTTTATCACAAAAGCAGCTTTTCATCAAGCTGCCTCTGAGCATGGACTTATCATAGTAGCACCAGATACCAGCCCACGTGGCTGCAACATAGATGGAGAAGAGGAGAGCTGGGATTTTGGGACAGGAGCTGGATTCTATGTCAATGCCACTGAAGATCTTTGGAAAACAAACTACAGAATGTATTCATACATAGTAGATGAGCTTCCTCGTCTTATAAATGGTAATTTCCCAACGGATCCAGATCGGGTTTCCATTTTTGGCCATTCCATGGGAGGGCATGGTGTATTAATCTGTGCGCTGAAAAACCCAGGGAAATATAAGACTGTGTCAGCATTCGCACCCATCTGTAGTCCTACTCGGTGTCCATGGGGCCAAAAAGCATTCAGTGGCTACCTGGGACCAGACACCAGCAAATGGGAGGCATATGATGCAACCCAACTGGTGAAGAATTACTCTGGCTCAAAGCTAGATATATTAATAGATCAAGGAAAAGATGACCAGTTCCTCGCTGCCGGCCAGTTACTGCCAGACAATTTTATTGCCGCTTGCACCGAGCGCAACATCCCTGTTGTTTTTAGGCTGCAAGAGGGATACGATCACTGCTACTTTTTTATCACCACTTTCATAAATGATCACATCAAGCACCATGTGAAATACCTTCATGTCTGAGATGGGGGAATGATAAAACACCAGGTCAAGGTTTGCATTGAAAACAGAACAGCCGGGCTGCAGTTAAAATCTGCCATGCAATTAAATTGCCATTtagtacaacaaaaaaataataaaaaaaaaaagaaaaaaaagaagacgtAAGCTAGGTTTCCGTGGCTTTCTTCTGACTACTTAAAAAATCTGTTGTGTGAATATAGTTAGGAATTAGGGCTGTGTAGGATAAATAAGTAACTGTATCAGCGCAATATAAATAAGGGTGATCATGCTAATGATGATAAACCCACCCAAAAAAGTGTCCCTCGTACTTTTTTGAGAAatgattacatttaaaacaaacaataagGGAGTAAAggaagtatgggatccattatcccgaaacccattatccagaatattctgaattatggaaaccagcctattgggtttatttaatatttacatgatttgtaAGTGTGGGTGGGTACTCTCAGACCCTCTGTAGAATATAGACACATCACAGATTGTAGTTAGGCAAGCGTTATTCATAGAACGCCTTCAATGTACTGCAGGTCAGCTTTTACTGCAGGTGTAGAAAGCAGGATGAGCACCATATAGTATAAAACCTCAGTTTAATACAGTTTAAAACCAAGTATTGCACTTACAAAGTTAAAATCGATCATTGGCAGGCAAAATAAGTCCGGAATTGCAATGGAGTGAATCTGGTCCTTCTTTGCCCTTCTCTAGTCCAGTTGTTAAGCTGAGCATCTACGAATAGATCCAATGATTTGGCGACCTTTTCCTTATTTTCCAGATGCTAGGCCAAATAAGGCTCCTCTAGTTGTTTGTCCCACGGGTCACTGATTGGATACTAATCCAGCCCTATATAACCACTCAGTAGAGGCATCAGTGATCCAATGCTGCCCTCATCCAACCTACATGATACATAAATGACTTTAGGGTAAGGGCTTATGATGTCTTTAGGGTAAGGGCTTATGATGTTAGTTGCTGGAGCAAATTTCCATCAGATTCTGCTCTAGCAGATTGACAGTAAAAGGTTGCCTTTTCCCAGTAAATGATAATAAACCAGTTGGATAATGATCTAATGTACTTATTTTATTCTCTGCCTTGCATCCACTCCTGCCCATCTGGCTCAGTTTCCACAGCTGATGTTGCGGAGCCTTTGCTTCTGTCATGCACCAGGGATGCATATGAGTGAGCGCTGTGCTAATTCCTATTAGACTCAGTAGGGgatataattaatagtgatgggcgaatgtgcgccgcttcgctgaaaaattcacgaatttagcgcgaaattcgtgaaatggcaaaaaattctcgaaacggcacCGGCGCCCGTTTATTTGACGCCAgcgggcaattttttttttttgacgccgccgaatttttgctgcgaattttcgcgggcgtttcacaaatttattcgctggcgaattcgcgcctgccgaataaattcgcccatctctaataaTTAAGATGCATCAGCCTGGCGATGCATGGCATTCTGTCACTCATTTAACATCTGATTGGCCTTGATTGCTGAAGCCAATTGCTTCTGTGCTTAGCTAGTTGGCTGCAGCCAGTAgcttaaaaaggtggttcacctttaagttaacttttagtatgttctagattggccaattctaagcaactttatttggttttcattatttactttgtacagttttttaattattcgccttcttcttctgactctttccagctttcaagtgggcgtcgctgacccatctaaaaaacaaatgctctgtaaggctacagattgtattgttattgctaatttttatcacgcatctttctattcgggcctctcctattcattttccagtctcttattaatatcaatgcatggttgctagggtaatttggaccctagctaccaaattccttaaaatgcaattgaaaaagctgatgaataaaaattagggatgcaccgaatccaggatttggttcgggtttcggccaggattcggcctttttcagcaggatttggattaggccaaatccttctgcctggccgaaccctaatttgcatatgtaaattaggggtggggagggaaatcacgtgactttttgtcacaaaacaaggaagtaaaaaaacgttttccccttcacgcccctaatttgcatatgcaaattaggatttggttcggtattcggctgaatcttttgcaaaggattcgggggttcggccaaatcttttgtgaaggattcgggggttcggccgaatccaaaaaagtggattcggtg
The sequence above is a segment of the Xenopus laevis strain J_2021 chromosome 8L, Xenopus_laevis_v10.1, whole genome shotgun sequence genome. Coding sequences within it:
- the LOC108705655 gene encoding S-formylglutathione hydrolase-like, with translation MVLKEISSNKCFEGFQKVFEHDSTELKCKMKFGIYLPQKAESTKCAFIYWLLGLTCTEQNFITKAAFHQAASEHGLIIVAPDTSPRGCNIDGEEESWDFGTGAGFYVNATEDLWKTNYRMYSYIVDELPRLINGNFPTDPDRVSIFGHSMGGHGVLICALKNPGKYKTVSAFAPICSPTRCPWGQKAFSGYLGPDTSKWEAYDATQLVKNYSGSKLDILIDQGKDDQFLAAGQLLPDNFIAACTERNIPVVFRLQEGYDHCYFFITTFINDHIKHHVKYLHV